One genomic region from Longimicrobium sp. encodes:
- a CDS encoding 4a-hydroxytetrahydrobiopterin dehydratase, with protein sequence MDPLKTRTCEPCRKGAPTVTADEIAELHPQVPEWNIVEPDGIQRLERVFTFPDFASALDFTNRVGAIAEAEDHHPALLTEWGRVTVGWWTHKIGGLHRNDFVMAAKTDEVFASSAATSAA encoded by the coding sequence ATGGACCCGCTGAAGACCCGCACCTGCGAGCCCTGCCGCAAGGGCGCGCCCACCGTCACGGCCGATGAGATCGCCGAACTCCATCCACAGGTTCCCGAGTGGAACATCGTGGAGCCCGATGGAATCCAGCGGCTGGAGCGCGTGTTCACCTTCCCCGACTTCGCGAGCGCGCTGGACTTCACCAACCGCGTAGGCGCCATCGCGGAGGCCGAAGACCATCATCCCGCGCTGCTGACGGAGTGGGGGCGCGTCACTGTCGGATGGTGGACGCACAAGATCGGCGGGCTGCATCGCAACGACTTCGTCATGGCCGCCAAGACGGACGAGGTGTTCGCATCGTCCGCCGCTACGAGCGCGGCCTGA
- a CDS encoding sialidase family protein, translating into MRPHPSIPTLLALALTACGGSGDDPKPVETTVQVQVIPAPAAPGSGEPNLSAAPDGRVYLSWIEPRPDSTHALRFSVLEGGGWSTPRTIAQGRDWFVNWADFPSLAPLPGGRMAAHWLQKSGNGKYAYDVRVAVSADGGATWSQGVVPHRDATASEHGFVSMWQQGDSLGLVWLDGRKYGASAEEHAPGNEMTLQYTTIAHDGRAAPEREIDGRVCDCCQTGAAMTSSGPLVVYRDRSPGEIRDIYYTRMVNGAWTAGRPVHADGWKIDACPVNGPQAAADGNRVAVAWYTAARDSQQVKVAFSADAGATFGPPVRVDGGNPEGRVDVLMLDGGAALVSWKERAAGKGVEVRVRRVEADGKLGAPRTVTQSSATRSSGFPRMVRAGNELVMAWTAAGEPSTVNAARMPLPVD; encoded by the coding sequence ATGCGTCCTCATCCATCCATCCCCACGCTCCTGGCGCTCGCCCTCACCGCCTGCGGCGGCTCGGGCGACGATCCCAAACCGGTGGAGACGACCGTGCAGGTGCAGGTGATTCCCGCGCCGGCCGCGCCCGGGAGCGGCGAGCCCAACCTGAGCGCGGCGCCGGACGGGCGCGTGTACCTGTCGTGGATCGAGCCGCGCCCCGACAGCACGCACGCCCTGCGCTTCTCCGTGCTGGAGGGCGGCGGATGGTCCACGCCGCGCACCATCGCGCAGGGCAGGGACTGGTTCGTCAACTGGGCGGACTTTCCGTCGCTGGCGCCGCTCCCCGGCGGGCGGATGGCGGCGCACTGGCTGCAGAAGAGCGGCAACGGCAAGTACGCCTACGACGTGCGCGTGGCCGTCTCGGCCGACGGCGGCGCCACGTGGAGCCAGGGGGTGGTGCCGCACCGCGACGCCACCGCGAGCGAGCACGGGTTCGTCTCGATGTGGCAGCAGGGCGATTCCCTGGGGCTGGTGTGGCTGGACGGCCGCAAGTACGGCGCGTCGGCCGAGGAGCACGCGCCTGGGAACGAGATGACGCTGCAGTACACCACCATTGCGCACGACGGGCGGGCCGCGCCGGAGCGGGAGATCGACGGGCGCGTCTGCGACTGCTGCCAGACGGGCGCGGCGATGACCTCCAGCGGGCCCCTCGTCGTGTACCGCGACCGCTCGCCGGGGGAGATCCGCGACATCTACTACACGCGGATGGTGAACGGCGCGTGGACGGCGGGGCGCCCCGTGCATGCGGACGGGTGGAAGATCGACGCCTGCCCCGTCAACGGACCGCAGGCGGCGGCGGATGGAAACCGCGTCGCCGTGGCCTGGTACACCGCGGCGCGCGACAGCCAGCAGGTGAAGGTGGCCTTCTCCGCCGACGCGGGCGCCACCTTCGGCCCGCCGGTGCGCGTGGACGGCGGCAACCCCGAGGGGCGCGTGGACGTGCTGATGCTGGACGGGGGCGCCGCGCTGGTGAGCTGGAAGGAGCGCGCGGCGGGGAAGGGCGTGGAGGTGCGGGTGCGGCGGGTGGAGGCGGACGGCAAGCTGGGGGCGCCTCGGACGGTCACCCAGTCCAGCGCCACGCGGTCCAGCGGATTTCCGCGCATGGTGCGTGCGGGGAACGAGCTGGTGATGGCGTGGACGGCCGCGGGCGAGCCGTCCACCGTGAACGCGGCGCGCATGCCGCTCCCCGTGGATTGA
- a CDS encoding TlpA disulfide reductase family protein gives MRMMKVLSAAVVLLAACGDAPPGTVAVGKPAPPYVAQVLDGDRTSLADLQGRPVLLNVWATWCGPCQKEIPALEALHREYGPRGLRVVGVSIDQASEQQAIREFMQEHGVSFDVWLDPSGDVTSQFSMVGVPNTFLIGADGTLLWKKVGPVHATDNELRGLIEKSLPAT, from the coding sequence ATGCGGATGATGAAGGTGCTGTCCGCGGCCGTCGTGCTGCTGGCCGCCTGCGGCGACGCGCCGCCGGGCACGGTGGCGGTGGGCAAGCCGGCACCGCCCTACGTGGCGCAGGTGCTGGACGGCGACCGCACCTCGCTGGCAGACCTGCAGGGCCGGCCGGTGCTGCTGAACGTGTGGGCCACCTGGTGCGGCCCCTGCCAGAAGGAGATCCCCGCGCTGGAAGCCCTGCACCGCGAGTACGGCCCCAGGGGGCTGCGCGTCGTCGGCGTCAGCATCGACCAGGCGAGCGAGCAGCAGGCCATCCGCGAGTTCATGCAGGAGCACGGCGTGTCGTTCGACGTATGGCTGGACCCCAGCGGCGACGTCACCAGCCAGTTCAGCATGGTCGGCGTGCCGAACACCTTTCTGATCGGCGCCGACGGTACGCTGCTGTGGAAGAAGGTGGGTCCGGTTCACGCCACGGACAATGAATTGCGCGGGCTGATCGAGAAGTCGCTCCCCGCCACCTGA